A segment of the Mogibacterium diversum genome:
ATATCATTCATAGAATCCACCTTACTTGTTACTTGCTATTCCCGTTATATCTCTTAGCACTTCCGCATCCAGATAATCAGGTACTGCTTGATTAATCTTTATTGCTCCATCTCCAATGCTGCTCAGCATTGCTGCATCTGGTTCAAATACTGGTTCCCACTTAGGTGTTGTTTTATACACCGCTCTGCGTTTATATGCGAAATTATCTCTTACACATGCAGCTAGATATCCAGCGTTCAAAAAACCTGTTCCAAAGTTTCTTTGCGCCTTTTTCGCATATAGTCTCAACGTCTCGTGGGATGCCTTAATAGCTTCCTGCGAAGATGGATTGTCAGTAACAAACCCGAGATCATCCATAGTCAAACCTGTTTCACCAGCAAATAACGAAGCAAACATTTTGAGCTGGTCGTTATGCGGCTGCATTGACTGCTGTGTGAACTGTCCAAATTTTGGTTCACTTTCGTTTCTTCCTGATGAACTTGTTATCGCAAACATTGCGGACATTGCCGCACTCCATTTATCTAGTATTTCCGTATCAGGACTGAGTCCTGTCACCCACTTCTGTGGGAAGCTGAAAAACTCTGCTGATATTTCCGAGCGTTTAACAGTTCTTGATGCAGATGCAAGGATAGACATGCATGCCCGGCTTATCCTCGACCTTCCAAATGGCCTATCTGCATCAGAGCGATAGATTATCGGAACGAGCAATGGATACGGTGCTGGATTATCATATACTTCTGCGCCTGATTGCTTGTCATAAATGATTGTGCTTTCTGCCGTGAAATATGCTTCTATTTGAGGGATACCGCTATCATCCCTCTTCAGCACTGCATAGCCTTCTGTGAGCATATTTGTAACGGGATCTAGTATGCCAGTTGCATCATCTCCATTAATTACTTGCAGTCTTGGGAAGCCCTCTTCATCTGCCGATATATAAATAAATGAGCATGATGCTATCAAAGCCCCTAAAATTGCGCTGTCAAAAAGCACATCGCTGTTATTCGCCTGATAAATGCCATTTATATCAAAGGTATCATCAGCAAATTCTCTAAACACAAGCCTATCAGCAATACTATCTACTGCTTTCCCGCACCAGCCTAATGTTGACATCATATTCCTTAGCTTTGGCGGAGTTGAAATTCCAAAATCTGGTACATTATGCTTCATGGCATAGTACATGTATCTTGTCTTAACTCTGCCTCTCTTGATTGATAATTTATTTCTTAAATATCCTATGCCTCTATATGCCATTTGATTCTCCTAAAAATTTTTCATTACACCCCCTCGTCTGGGGTTAGCGTGTGTTTTTTTTCGTAGTGACGGCGTGAAGGTCGCGAGCAGGGGGAGGGAGGGTCCCATGCCCCCTGTGAAGTTAGACCAAAAAAAATTTTTATTGTTTAAAAAGTTCTCCAGTCCACGCTTTGAGGTAAAACTCTGTTACCTAATTCTGTCTGCTCTTGTGGTACAGCTTGATCACTTCTAACAAGCTTATCTGATTTCTGTCTATTACAAGTCAAATGAGCTAGTTGCAAGTTGTCTATGTCACTCGGATGTCCACCTTTCACAATTGGAATTATGTGATCTATACATGCTGACATTGGATCTGGATACTTAAGGGAGAAGTCCACCGGGTGCCCACAGATTGCACACACTGACTGGGTGGCATACACCCTCTTCTTGTTCTTCTCGAACAACCCCCTATGGGGGCCATTTTTATCAGGGCGGGGTATATTTTGCATGACCCCTACTCCTAGGCTACCCCGTGCAGGTTTCTCTACCATATTGGACTCACTAATCTCTTGCGCCGACTGGTATTGAGCTTCATTAACATGTGTGTCTTTTGCCAGCGCAGTAGCAAGTTTCGTTTGCTGTATTTCTTCAATGACCTTCTGAATCTCTAATTTTTTTAATAAATTGTATCCGGCTGTGCCTGCTGTTTTACGACTACATCCATATGCCTTTTGATATGCTTGTGTAGCATTAAAACAATTGCAGTAATATGCGCAAAATAATTTTTGCTTAGATGTAAGAAAATTATTTTGCATAAGATTTTCAGAATCTTCTTTGAGCATTTTCTTTAAGGTCTTTGTTGCAGCCTTTCGCTGTTCTTTTTTCTGCACAACTTTCTTTGATGCGCTAGCTTTCCATTCGCCACGTCTTTTCCACGACCTCAAAGTGTTCTCATTTATTTCTAGCTCTACAGCTATTTCTGATATTGAATAACCGTCGCTATATCTTCTCTTAGCTTCTTTCTTTTTCTCTTCGTTCGTCATCATAATTGCATAATAAATGCGGTAGCTTTCGCCACCGCTTGAACAATATTATCTAAGGAGTCATTCATGGTTTATCTCCACGTACACTATAGCATGGGTGCACCATGAATTTTACTGAACTGTTTTGTAATTTTGTTGGTTTGCTATATCTTGTAGTGCTCTCCCATGTAGGATGTATACCCATCTCTCAGTCATATACATTTCTTCCGCGATTGTTTCAAAGGTCTGCATTCTTATATATCTTCTGCGCAATACCTCTGCATGATCTGCATTCGACAGCTTGTAGATAGCCTCTTCAATCTTAACTCTTTGCTTCCAGAGTTCGTCTCTTAATTTCTTTTGCTTTTCTCTCAAAGTTGCTAGTTTAACAGCTGTATCCTCTGTTACCTTGCTAATACTATCACCGCCCGGCATTCCATCATAGCTTACTGCCTTAACTCCCAGCGTTTGTTCTATATCAAAAATCTGATTATCGAGCTGTGTTATTCGCTCGCCAATTCTCCGATACTCATTCATAAATTCTTTTGCTGTCATCATGTTTACCTCACCTCTTCAGCAATATGTTTTAACACACTATAAATTCCTACAGCACATCCCAGACTGCTGCATGGTCCTCTAGTTCCATATCCATTTGACGCATCTCATCCATCTTTCTATACGTTTCGTTTCGATTAACCTTCTTTCCTTTTCTCCATACGCTAAGCCTTGGCACTGCTTCATTGGATACCATTTGATACTCAAGATGATCTAGTTTTGTTACTGGATTTGTATACTTGCGTAATGTATCTCTATCAATCTCATATCCCTTTAGAGGTTTTATATCATCAAGATTCTGAAACAATTGACTTATTGATACCCATTCTCTCTTTACAACTGGGCGCTTTAAGTTGCGACTTGGTTTCCATCTACGCTTTGTAGCATTCTCTGGCTCTCGAAATGTCTTCTGTGTTTCCTTAATCAAGTATTCAGCAAGCACTCTGTAGTTGCGTGTTTTATCTAATGGAGTACAGCGAATTCTTCCCATCTTCCACTGTCTATTGATTACTTGAAAATCTATGTAGTTCATAACTACATGATGGTGAATTCGCTTGTTCTTAAATTCAGTTACTGCGATATAGTAAAACTCCTTATCAAGTTTCTTATATTCGCGTCTCATTCTCTTTATCCACTTTTCCAATTCGCTGTTAGCCTTTTCAGGTGATAGCTCTTCTGCGTAGGTAAGTGTTGTATGCAAATCACCAGGATAAAAGTTTAAATTAATTAGTCTAGTTAAATTCTTTAACGCTAGCATGTCATTATTCTTTTTTACAGCATCCGATGTAGCTTTTTCCTTTTTCTTTCTTTTTCCACCACGAGGGAAGCTTGCCTTTATGCATCTATCAATAACTGCTCCGGCTATGCATGTTTCTCTAATGACTCTTTCTAACATTGTTATTCTCCCGATGAACCTAGTGATAATACTCTGATGAACCTTCATGGCGGATTCTCACCGCCTTTTCTTTTCTTCTATATATATGTAGTTTTTATTTCCTATGGTTATGCAGATGGCCTTGCGACCATCTGCAGATTTATATGATCTGTAGCTTGTATAGTTAAGTTACCTACTATTTTGTGCTCTTTATCCTTATTAAGTTGTTGCTACAGTTTCATATCATTTTTTCCTATTGGACCTCTTCTCTTTTCTTGTAATAGCCAGTATCCGTGTTCTGTAATTTCACATATGTATTTGTTAAATTTAGTTTCTCCAATTTGCAAAATTTCATTCGCTATAGTTTCTATCTGACGTTCAACCAATATCATTATGAATGTTTCGCTTGCTGTGTCAGACTTTTGAAGTATTTCTAATTTGTCCATCTCTTTGTTATTCTCCTTTACTACCTAGAATGGTATATCCTCTTCAGTTGCTTCAAAGCCATCCGGCAGCTCTTCTTGATAGTTTGGTGCACTATCGCTATATGCTTCGTCTGGCTGTCTTGGAGTTCCTTGCTGACTACTACCCAGGAACTCTACATTGTTAGCAATTACATCTGTTGTATATATCGTCTGTCCTTCTTTGTTCTTATAGCTGCCTGTTTGTATTCTTCCATTCACAGCTACCTGCTTTCCTTTATGTAGATATCTATCGCAGTTCTCTGCTTGCTTACCAAATGTTGTTATTCGAATGAAGTCCGTCTGTTTCTCTCGTCCTTGTGTTCCATGTCTATCTACTGCAATGCTAAAGTGTGTTACTGCAGTTTGATTGCCTGGTGTATACACAAGTTCTGGATCTCTTGTTAATCTGCCAATCAGTATTACTTGATTCATTTTTTCTCCTTATATATAAAGGTGGTGATTCGCTATGGCATTGAACAATCTATATAACTTAAGGAGCTTTATATTTATAATCACCACCTCTATAAACTATTTATTGTTGTTTTCGTTTTCTATCCTTGCTAACTGTCTATGTAGCTTGTAATTCATGATTGGAAGTGTGTCTATCTCCATTCCGTTTTCAAACTGCATTATCATAACTTTTACATCTGCCATTTCTTCTCCAATAGCTCTTCTATCTTCTTTGGCCAATGCTGTTATTAACTCCGATAGTTCTTCAATGAATTTCTTTTTCTGTGTTTCTTTTCCATAGTGTTCCCACACCTTGCGGCTCATTTCTTTGTTAGCAGTTTCTAGAAATTCTTTTGTTGTCATATTCATGATTAATGCATCATCCTTTCTGCAGCTGCACATGCTTTCTCAAACGTGTCATAGTTTGTTTTGAGAACCGCTCCATCTTTATGTATCTTTATGGAATTTGTTTCCCATCTGCTACCGCTCTGTAGTCTGATAGCTTTCTTTACTGTTTCTATGGATATGCCGCCTTTACCGTTTTCAGGTTTGTAAATCGATTCCTTTACATCTCCTGCGTCTGATATTCTTTCTATTTTCTTTACCCACTTAATCTTCATAAATCTGTAGTGCTCCTTCTGTTATCTGATTCATTAATTTAGTTCCTGCCAAAAAGCCTATTGCCAGTGCATCTACTTCAGTTCCTTCTGGCAGTCGCTTTTTCTCAGCTATGAATTCACTTGCTAGAAATTCCATTATTACTTCATCTTCCATGTTTACCTCTTTATTTAGATAGTGTTTCGAGTTCAGTTGTAAGAATCTTCTTCAATGCTCCTTTGAACTTTTCAGCAGATTCCTTATCCATCTGGCTAAGCTGATTCATGCACTCATTGAATGTAGTCTGCAGATTGTTAACATTAATCCTAAATGCTGTTAAAACTTCTCCGCTTGCTACAGCTGCATTGAGCTTTTCAACCTCAGCTCTAGCCTTTGATAGTTCCTCTTCAGTTTTCATGTTTTCAGCTTTTGCCTGGACCTTTGCTGTAGCGACTGCCTTTTCAACCTCCCTGTCTAATTCAACTCTTGCTTCTTCAAGAGCTTTCTTGACCTCTTCATCATTCTTGCTCTTGATCTGCTTTGCCTTTTCTTTTTCCTTCTTCAGCTTTTCTTTCAGCTCTTCAATCTCTTTATCTCTTTTCTCGAGTTCATCAGAGCTTGTTCCTGGTTCTGCCTTTTCTTGTTCCAGCTCTTTAATTCTGCTTTTTAGTTCAACTATCTCTGTATTTTGAGATTTAAGGTCTGCAATTTCTTCCTTCAGTTCTCTAACAGTCATTTCAGAAATATCATTGTTTTCTACCACCTCTACAGCTACCTCTTCAGGTGCCGCTAAAAGCGCAAACACCTTGGAAATGCTCAAATCCGCAAACGTTTGCGTTTTTGAAAATAAGCTATTTTCTTCTTCACATCTTTTGGCCAGAGACATCATCATCTCTGCTTTTCTTTTGGAAAAATCTAGATGTGATTCACACCATGATTCAAACTCACCATGATTTAATCTATCCTTAATCACCAACAGGCGCTGTCCGGCATTTGCCGCAATCATCATTGCGATGTTGCCTATCATCTCCATCTGGTGATATAGTCCATTAACTTCTATCTGCAGTTCCTCAGTTGTTTTATCTGTCAGCTCTTTCTGTACTTCATACTCAACATTTGTAATCTCGTTCATTATGCTGCTCCTTTCATTGTGGCTTTATCAGCGTACTTTAATTTTTTCATCATCCTTACTAGCCACTTTTCCACCCATTCTTTAACTTCTTTTTCTGGCAGTCTGTTGCCTTTTCCATAGCACTGCTTTAACTTTCCTTTTTGCAGGTCAATTTCGACAGTTACAAAGGATTCCTCTTCAGCTTCGATTTTCCTTAGAACAAATATCGATGTTCCTCCTTCTGTTGCTGTTTCATAGTAGGAGGCTACGCAGTTATGATTGTTGCGACCTTCTTTGTTGAACTCTGTTCTGTTCCTTAGAGGCCTTATCAAGTACCTACTATCTCTCCAGCACATTTTTTCTAATCTCGGCAGAAACTCTTTTTCAAACTTCTCTTGTCGTTCTTTATCCGCTTCCTTCCTTATCTTGTCCTTCATAGCTAGATATTCTTCTGATATGCGATCATGTGATTCTTTAAGATTCTTTGGGTATCTGTAATAATCATTTAACGGATATCCGAGTTTCTCTAGCTGTTTAATGTAATCACTGTACATCCACTTAATGCTGTGATTGATGTAGTTACTATCTTCCTTCATTCGTTTCTTTTGCTTATCAAAGTATGTTGCTAGCCTTACAAAGTTTTCTTTTTTCCTATTCTCATATAGCTCCGATGTTTGGAATTCCCTTTTCACTAGTCCAATATGGTGCTTTTTCACTTTACCTTGACTGGCTAATATTTTGTAAGTTGCTATGTTGTCTACATCGAACATCCCCCAGCTTTT
Coding sequences within it:
- a CDS encoding phage portal protein, translating into MAYRGIGYLRNKLSIKRGRVKTRYMYYAMKHNVPDFGISTPPKLRNMMSTLGWCGKAVDSIADRLVFREFADDTFDINGIYQANNSDVLFDSAILGALIASCSFIYISADEEGFPRLQVINGDDATGILDPVTNMLTEGYAVLKRDDSGIPQIEAYFTAESTIIYDKQSGAEVYDNPAPYPLLVPIIYRSDADRPFGRSRISRACMSILASASRTVKRSEISAEFFSFPQKWVTGLSPDTEILDKWSAAMSAMFAITSSSGRNESEPKFGQFTQQSMQPHNDQLKMFASLFAGETGLTMDDLGFVTDNPSSQEAIKASHETLRLYAKKAQRNFGTGFLNAGYLAACVRDNFAYKRRAVYKTTPKWEPVFEPDAAMLSSIGDGAIKINQAVPDYLDAEVLRDITGIASNK
- a CDS encoding terminase small subunit → MMTNEEKKKEAKRRYSDGYSISEIAVELEINENTLRSWKRRGEWKASASKKVVQKKEQRKAATKTLKKMLKEDSENLMQNNFLTSKQKLFCAYYCNCFNATQAYQKAYGCSRKTAGTAGYNLLKKLEIQKVIEEIQQTKLATALAKDTHVNEAQYQSAQEISESNMVEKPARGSLGVGVMQNIPRPDKNGPHRGLFEKNKKRVYATQSVCAICGHPVDFSLKYPDPMSACIDHIIPIVKGGHPSDIDNLQLAHLTCNRQKSDKLVRSDQAVPQEQTELGNRVLPQSVDWRTF
- a CDS encoding DUF1492 domain-containing protein, whose translation is MMTAKEFMNEYRRIGERITQLDNQIFDIEQTLGVKAVSYDGMPGGDSISKVTEDTAVKLATLREKQKKLRDELWKQRVKIEEAIYKLSNADHAEVLRRRYIRMQTFETIAEEMYMTERWVYILHGRALQDIANQQNYKTVQ
- a CDS encoding rolling circle replication-associated protein, encoding MLERVIRETCIAGAVIDRCIKASFPRGGKRKKKEKATSDAVKKNNDMLALKNLTRLINLNFYPGDLHTTLTYAEELSPEKANSELEKWIKRMRREYKKLDKEFYYIAVTEFKNKRIHHHVVMNYIDFQVINRQWKMGRIRCTPLDKTRNYRVLAEYLIKETQKTFREPENATKRRWKPSRNLKRPVVKREWVSISQLFQNLDDIKPLKGYEIDRDTLRKYTNPVTKLDHLEYQMVSNEAVPRLSVWRKGKKVNRNETYRKMDEMRQMDMELEDHAAVWDVL
- a CDS encoding single-stranded DNA-binding protein, producing MNQVILIGRLTRDPELVYTPGNQTAVTHFSIAVDRHGTQGREKQTDFIRITTFGKQAENCDRYLHKGKQVAVNGRIQTGSYKNKEGQTIYTTDVIANNVEFLGSSQQGTPRQPDEAYSDSAPNYQEELPDGFEATEEDIPF
- a CDS encoding MazG nucleotide pyrophosphohydrolase domain-containing protein gives rise to the protein MNMTTKEFLETANKEMSRKVWEHYGKETQKKKFIEELSELITALAKEDRRAIGEEMADVKVMIMQFENGMEIDTLPIMNYKLHRQLARIENENNNK
- a CDS encoding DUF3102 domain-containing protein, coding for MNEITNVEYEVQKELTDKTTEELQIEVNGLYHQMEMIGNIAMMIAANAGQRLLVIKDRLNHGEFESWCESHLDFSKRKAEMMMSLAKRCEEENSLFSKTQTFADLSISKVFALLAAPEEVAVEVVENNDISEMTVRELKEEIADLKSQNTEIVELKSRIKELEQEKAEPGTSSDELEKRDKEIEELKEKLKKEKEKAKQIKSKNDEEVKKALEEARVELDREVEKAVATAKVQAKAENMKTEEELSKARAEVEKLNAAVASGEVLTAFRINVNNLQTTFNECMNQLSQMDKESAEKFKGALKKILTTELETLSK
- a CDS encoding PcfJ domain-containing protein; translation: MEYIYRNLENIPVDIEYPDDFENIVTDTLCKPIIYNRFKKVAHCPKFGETFDYVDTIRKGDWLPYRGENRTFMPHTCHPLLSGQTYVWMFYRDETIYFVVVYASWIYNGEEVADMRDVTQIYIEQIVCISQEEQFMYANQGTYRGGWTRYQDGSIHLIDKGYVYNLVNQEQLQDTFLKYMDIHVRCADYMIKEAAVCAKYPQVEFIKKAGLEEIIERKVVKLPSYIGPNWRAKSIPKFLGITHQDIEKLKSWGMFDVDNIATYKILASQGKVKKHHIGLVKREFQTSELYENRKKENFVRLATYFDKQKKRMKEDSNYINHSIKWMYSDYIKQLEKLGYPLNDYYRYPKNLKESHDRISEEYLAMKDKIRKEADKERQEKFEKEFLPRLEKMCWRDSRYLIRPLRNRTEFNKEGRNNHNCVASYYETATEGGTSIFVLRKIEAEEESFVTVEIDLQKGKLKQCYGKGNRLPEKEVKEWVEKWLVRMMKKLKYADKATMKGAA